GGCATTAAAATTTCCTTTACCGACTATCGAGAGGAAGAAATTCGCCAAGATGTATTTTGTTATGAAGGTGGAATTAAAGAATATGTCACCTACATGACAAGGGAAAAACAACCCCTACACGAAGACATTATTTATGTTGCAGGAGAAAAAAACGGCGTAAACGTTGAAGTTGCTTTGCAATGGTGTGTAGATGCCTTTAGCGATAACTTATTAGGTTTTGCTAACAATATTCGGACTATTGATGGTGGTACTCACTTAGAAGGGTTAAAAACCGTTCTCACCAGAACCATGAATAGTTATGCTCGCAAGCGCAACAAAATTAAAGACAGCGAGTCTAACTTAGGCGGTGAAAATATTCGAGAAGGTTTAACGGGAGTAATTTCGGTTAAGGTTCCAGAACCAGAGTTTGAAGGACAGACTAAAACTAAATTAGGCAACACAGAGGTTAGAGGAATTGTTGACTCTTTAGTAGGTGAAGTTTTAAACGACTATTTAGACTTCAATGTAAGTGTTGGCGATGCCATTATTGAAAAAGCAGTACAGGCTTTTAAAGCTGCCGAAGCAGCCAGACGCGCTAGAGAATTAGTCCGCCGCAAGTCGGTTTTAGAATCTTCTCCTCTCCCTGGTAAGTTAGCCGACTGTAGTTCGCGCGATCCTCAAGAATCAGAAATTTTTCTCGTTGAAGGCGATAGTGCTGGCGGCTCTGCAAAACAAGGTAGATCGCGGCAGTTTCAGGCAATTTTGCCCTTGAGAGGTAAGATTATTAATATCGAAAAGACCGATGATGCCAAGATTTATAAGAATAACGAAATTCAGTCGATGATTACTGCTTTGGGACTGGGTATTAAAGGTGAAGAATTCGATCCTTCTCAATTACGCTATCATCGCATAGTAATTATGACTGATGCTGACGTAGACGGGGCGCACATTAGAACACTGCTGTTAACTTTCTTTTATCGCTATCAACGGGAATTAGTAGACCAAGGCTATGTCTATATTGCCTGTCCGCCACTATACAAACTAGAACGAGGGCGCAGTCATTACTATTGCTACAGCGATCGCGATTTACAACAGCGCATTAGCGAATTACCTTCAAATGCCAACTACACCATTCAAAGATTTAAGGGTTTGGGTGAAATGATGCCCCAGCAGCTATGGGATACCACGATGAACCCCGAAACGCGAATGATGAAGCAGGTAGAAATTGAAGATGCTGCCGAAGCTGATAAAATGTTTACCGTGTTGATGGGCGATCGCGTCGCACCCAGACGGGAATTTATCGAAACCCACGCACCTAAGTTAGATCTTGACGATTTAGATATTTAATGTGTGTCGGTTTAAGCATATCGTGAAATATTAAACTAAAACGTGAAATATTTAAGCATATGCTGAAACTTATTTACTCATAAGCTTAAAATGTTTTTACGCAATTTTTCCCACCGCAGAAGTGAGGTATCTAACTGGCGATCGTGAGGTCGCGACTAGCAACGCAGCCTGCGCCAGCAGGCTGCGTTACTAATAAAGCGATCGGACACAATACTGAATAAATGGATGAAGCAACATTGAAAGCGTTTAAGTTATCAACATTGTTCAATCAAATTGTGATTGTACAGGTACTAAATACGAATTAATTTGGCTTTAGAATATTTAGTTGTTAATTGTTCCCACTGCACATAAACTACATCGAGAAACGGTAGAACTAATCTAGCCGATAAACTAAGTTCTTTAACTCTAGTAAAAGATTCGACAAAAACCGTTTTAGTGCCAGCTAACTTTGCCAAAATGATGAAAGGAACAGACACACCAGCACCAGTAGTTAAAACTAACTGAGGACGTTCTTGCCAAATAACTTGCCAGGCTAGGATAAAATTGCGTATTAAATTAGGTACATTGCGATTGGTAGGACTATAAGCCCAATAGACTTTTTTATCTTTTAAAATTAGTTCGGTAGAATCCGTGCGGAAAGTTACCCAGCAACAATCGTGTTTTCTCCAGAAATAAGATAATTTTTGTATTGCTTGAAAGTGACCGCCTGTAGAACTAATAAGTAAAATTTTCATGTTTGTCTCTTTGTTTGATTCCCGATTGCTTTTAGTGTCTCTCGCTGCTGTGTGCGATCGTGTTCGTTAAAATGTTTGACTTATGAAAATTATGTATAACTTTTGCTACAAAAATAGCAAACCTTACGTTAGTAGAAGACGCAAGGGAATGCTTGTCAAGACAGAGTTAAATTTAATTATTTTAGATTCTAGGAAGGCTTAAACTTAATGTTTTTTGCATTTTGCCTTGAGTTTTGTTGAGATGACAGTGGACTGTATCATCCAATTTTTCTTTGAGGGAGTTAATTTCTGCAAATTGTTCTTTTAGTTGATTGCTTTTGGAGTGATTGAGAGTAAGTTTTTTGATCTTTTGAGGTAAACTAGCCCAGTCTAAAGGTTTGACTAAATAGTCAGTAATTCCTACATCAAAACTACGATAGAGAGAATCGCGATCGCTTAGAGCGGTCATCATAAAAATTGGCGGACAATAGATACCAAAAATACTTTTAAGTTTGAGCGCGCAAGCAAAACCATCCATACCAGGCATTACAGCATCGAGTAAAATTAAATCGGGTTTTTGTTGCTGACAAATACTCAAACAGGCTTCTGCACTATCGGCTTCTAAAACAGAATAACCTTGAAGATCCAAAATTCCAGCAGCAGTCATACGGATGCTAGCATCATCATCAACAATAAGAATTAGTTGGTTTAAAGCGTTAGTGTTGTTATTGGACATGGTTTGAATTTCTCCAGGTAAAAATTATATTTTGCAGAACTAAACTAAATTTCAGGTTCGATTGTTTTTAGTATTACTTATTGACTTATAAG
This region of Myxosarcina sp. GI1 genomic DNA includes:
- a CDS encoding PleD family two-component system response regulator, which translates into the protein MSNNNTNALNQLILIVDDDASIRMTAAGILDLQGYSVLEADSAEACLSICQQQKPDLILLDAVMPGMDGFACALKLKSIFGIYCPPIFMMTALSDRDSLYRSFDVGITDYLVKPLDWASLPQKIKKLTLNHSKSNQLKEQFAEINSLKEKLDDTVHCHLNKTQGKMQKTLSLSLPRI
- the pssD gene encoding PssD/Cps14F family polysaccharide biosynthesis glycosyltransferase — translated: MKILLISSTGGHFQAIQKLSYFWRKHDCCWVTFRTDSTELILKDKKVYWAYSPTNRNVPNLIRNFILAWQVIWQERPQLVLTTGAGVSVPFIILAKLAGTKTVFVESFTRVKELSLSARLVLPFLDVVYVQWEQLTTKYSKAKLIRI
- the gyrB gene encoding DNA topoisomerase (ATP-hydrolyzing) subunit B, which encodes MTSSYGADQIQVLEGLEAVRKRPGMYIGSTGPKGLHHLVYEVVDNSIDEALAGYCTHIEIEIHQDGSVSVTDDGRGIPTGIHTKTGKSALETVMTVLHAGGKFGGGGYKVSGGLHGVGVSVVNALSEWVEVTVWREKKIHIQRYARGIAQGELEVKPNKQNPQQSGTSVRFLPDSTVFTETTAFEYEIIAKRVKELAYLNAGIKISFTDYREEEIRQDVFCYEGGIKEYVTYMTREKQPLHEDIIYVAGEKNGVNVEVALQWCVDAFSDNLLGFANNIRTIDGGTHLEGLKTVLTRTMNSYARKRNKIKDSESNLGGENIREGLTGVISVKVPEPEFEGQTKTKLGNTEVRGIVDSLVGEVLNDYLDFNVSVGDAIIEKAVQAFKAAEAARRARELVRRKSVLESSPLPGKLADCSSRDPQESEIFLVEGDSAGGSAKQGRSRQFQAILPLRGKIINIEKTDDAKIYKNNEIQSMITALGLGIKGEEFDPSQLRYHRIVIMTDADVDGAHIRTLLLTFFYRYQRELVDQGYVYIACPPLYKLERGRSHYYCYSDRDLQQRISELPSNANYTIQRFKGLGEMMPQQLWDTTMNPETRMMKQVEIEDAAEADKMFTVLMGDRVAPRREFIETHAPKLDLDDLDI